A window of the Lolium perenne isolate Kyuss_39 chromosome 7, Kyuss_2.0, whole genome shotgun sequence genome harbors these coding sequences:
- the LOC139829908 gene encoding uncharacterized protein, which yields MSAPIPSDSGVPATTEMEVAAAGGGDGAVTMPPPAPTCPVCMEPWTCNGDHRICCIPCGHVYGRSCLVKWLDRCGDDTAKCPQCGEQFEDKLIINLYAPGNLWDGCCRLEELKAHYKSKIHEMNRHWETAMAEYMEKSLSDTKKLRADLVRQCTELKEQTSKEIAEFHDKTRVEIESLHGQVLQMVDQIVRMWNEQNTTANANLATMKEQMKKMAEEENATATELIDFVERSSPRLSLFSNPHAPASAFAPGPLDSQNNTGWRRSHSDQLPPIPVLACPTDAAKGPHGGT from the exons ATGTCTGCTCCAATCCCCTCCGATTCGGGAGTTCCGGCCACCACGGAGATGGAGGTCgcggcggctggaggcggagacgGCGCAGTGACCATGCCGCCGCCGGCGCCCACCTGCCCGGTCTGTATGGAGCCTTGGACCTGCAACGGCGACCACCGCATCTG TTGCATTCCTTGCGGACATGTGTATGGCAGGTCGTGCCTAGTGAAATGGCTGGATCGTTGCGGCGATGACACTGCGAAG TGCCCTCAGTGCGGTGAACAATTTGAAGACAAGCTTATTATAAACCTCTACGCACCAGGAAATCTGTGGGACGGTTGCTGCCGCTTAGAG GAATTAAAAGCCCATTACAAGTCTAAGATTCATGAGATGAATAGACATTGGGAAACTGCGATGGCTGAGTACATGGAAAAATCTCTATCCGATACTAAGAAGTTGAGGGCAGATTTGGTCAGACAATGTACAGAACTGAAGGAACAAACTTCTAAGGAGATTGCAGAATTTCATGACAAGACAAGGGTAGAAATAGAGTCTTTGCATGGTCAGGTGTTGCAAATGGTAGATCAGATAGTGAGAATGTGGAACGAACAAAACACAACGGCTAACGCTAATTTGGCGACAATgaaggagcagatgaagaagatggctgAAGAAGAGAATGCAACGGCAACGGAACTGATAGATTTCGTTGAGCGGAGTTCCCCTCGACTGTCACTGTTTTCCAACCCGCATGCTCCTGCATCTGCCTTTGCTCCTGGTCCCCTGGATTCTCAGAACAACACAGGGTGGCGCAGGAGTCACTCTGATCAACTGCCACCAATTCCAGTACTGGCTTGTCCTACTGATGCTGCGAAGGGGCCACACGGAGGGACCTGA